Proteins encoded together in one Bradyrhizobium sp. CB82 window:
- a CDS encoding VOC family protein, which translates to MPQLLPSLNGEIGVADQFGRFAWYELLTTDVAAAGAFYRRAVGWSVKDESTPELHYTVLRSGGAPVAGIMDLPEEGRRLGATPRWIGYVAVDDLDGAAAQVRRLGGSILVPPTDANIGRIAVVADPQKATFGLIEEPTRGRKPDRLDEPARVGWHELLADDRNVVFDFYRALFGWQKADAQTEPADLYQLFSAGGQTVGGILTKLPSVAQPCWLHYVNVDDIGAATRHVNAGGGRILQGPIELPDGCWIARCVDPQGALFALQGARDQTGIERSAASEVGWSAKWGGIASQGRMVLPKPKR; encoded by the coding sequence GTGCCGCAATTGCTTCCAAGCCTGAATGGAGAGATCGGCGTGGCGGATCAATTCGGACGTTTCGCTTGGTACGAACTTCTGACCACGGATGTCGCGGCGGCAGGCGCTTTCTATCGCAGGGCCGTCGGCTGGAGTGTGAAGGATGAATCGACTCCGGAGCTGCATTACACGGTGCTCAGGAGCGGCGGCGCCCCGGTAGCCGGAATCATGGATCTTCCGGAAGAGGGGCGGAGATTGGGGGCAACGCCGAGATGGATCGGTTACGTCGCCGTCGATGACCTGGATGGGGCCGCCGCGCAGGTCAGGCGCCTCGGAGGCAGCATCCTTGTGCCGCCGACCGACGCCAATATTGGCCGAATTGCAGTCGTTGCAGATCCGCAAAAGGCGACGTTTGGGCTGATCGAGGAACCGACACGCGGCCGGAAACCGGACAGGCTTGACGAGCCGGCGCGCGTTGGCTGGCATGAGCTGTTGGCCGACGACCGGAACGTGGTCTTCGATTTCTACAGGGCGCTATTTGGTTGGCAGAAGGCCGACGCTCAAACCGAACCGGCGGACTTGTATCAATTGTTTTCGGCAGGTGGGCAGACGGTCGGCGGCATACTCACAAAACTTCCGAGCGTAGCGCAGCCGTGCTGGCTGCATTACGTCAATGTCGACGACATCGGCGCTGCCACAAGGCATGTGAATGCTGGCGGAGGCCGGATCCTCCAGGGGCCGATCGAATTGCCTGATGGCTGCTGGATCGCGCGATGCGTCGATCCTCAAGGCGCCTTGTTTGCATTGCAGGGGGCGCGAGATCAGACAGGCATCGAGCGATCCGCTGCTTCGGAAGTCGGGTGGTCCGCCAAGTGGGGTGGCATTGCTTCTCAGGGCAGAATGGTGTTGCCCAAGCCAAAGCGCTAG
- a CDS encoding PRC-barrel domain containing protein — MSASSTGDQRAMNILRELHEAEKELVGKAVVLTDGKAGTIDGVFLDDEHGLRISIAGHEGRWPISTVRQIES; from the coding sequence ATGAGCGCCTCGAGCACAGGCGACCAACGAGCCATGAACATCTTGCGCGAATTGCACGAGGCCGAGAAAGAGCTAGTCGGCAAGGCCGTCGTCTTGACTGACGGCAAGGCTGGCACAATCGATGGCGTCTTCCTCGATGATGAGCATGGACTCCGCATCTCGATCGCGGGGCATGAGGGTCGATGGCCGATCTCGACGGTGAGGCAAATCGAGAGCTGA
- a CDS encoding oligopeptide/dipeptide ABC transporter ATP-binding protein produces MTASQVLLEVSDLAKHFTVTKGFPRPVTTIVRAVDGVSFAVTRGEAFGLVGESGCGKSTAARAVLRLIPPDAGRVRFADIDVTGAHGSVLQRLRRRMQIVFQDPYSSLNPRRTIGQALTEPLAVHGLASGRAARERAIALLDEVGLPPSAYDRHPHEFSGGQRQRVGIARALSVEPELIVADEPVSALDVSVQAQVLLLLKELQARRGLTFVFVSHDLGVIRWFCSRVAVMYLGRIVESGPVARVFGAPRHPYTRMLRDASPIPDPGIRGQMPRILGEIPSAANPPAGCHFHPRCPRASDVCRTVYPEWRADGDQGVACHHPEN; encoded by the coding sequence ATGACGGCCTCCCAAGTTCTGCTTGAGGTCAGCGACCTCGCCAAGCATTTTACGGTCACCAAGGGCTTCCCGCGCCCGGTCACAACGATCGTCCGCGCCGTCGACGGCGTCAGCTTCGCGGTGACGCGCGGGGAGGCGTTCGGCCTCGTCGGCGAGTCCGGCTGCGGCAAATCGACCGCAGCGCGCGCCGTGCTGCGCCTGATTCCGCCGGATGCCGGCCGCGTCCGCTTCGCCGACATCGACGTGACCGGCGCCCATGGATCCGTGCTGCAACGGCTGCGCCGCCGTATGCAGATCGTCTTCCAGGACCCCTATTCGTCACTCAATCCGCGACGCACGATCGGCCAGGCCCTGACGGAGCCGCTTGCCGTGCACGGTCTTGCCAGCGGTCGTGCCGCACGCGAACGCGCAATCGCATTGCTGGACGAAGTCGGTCTGCCGCCGTCCGCCTACGACCGCCACCCGCACGAGTTTTCCGGTGGCCAGCGTCAGCGTGTCGGGATCGCGCGCGCCCTGTCTGTCGAGCCCGAGCTGATCGTCGCCGACGAACCGGTTTCCGCACTCGATGTCTCCGTTCAGGCCCAGGTGCTGCTGCTGCTGAAAGAACTGCAGGCGCGACGCGGCCTGACTTTCGTGTTCGTCAGTCACGATCTCGGTGTCATCAGGTGGTTCTGCTCACGCGTCGCGGTGATGTATCTTGGACGCATCGTGGAGAGCGGCCCGGTCGCGCGCGTGTTCGGCGCACCGCGCCATCCCTATACGCGCATGCTGCGCGATGCTTCGCCCATCCCCGACCCGGGGATACGAGGCCAAATGCCGCGCATTCTCGGTGAAATCCCTTCCGCCGCCAATCCGCCCGCAGGATGCCACTTTCACCCCCGTTGCCCGCGCGCATCCGATGTGTGCCGCACGGTGTATCCGGAATGGCGGGCTGATGGTGATCAGGGTGTCGCCTGTCATCACCCAGAGAACTGA
- a CDS encoding GrlR family regulatory protein, whose translation MAAEPGPETADDHTGVVNGLYIFEIEMRDGKRGQAKGVAVLCDGRIMGGDSYFYYTGHYTFRGGKWRGEMTVNQHTEAVGKPLAFAGREVTCGFSGGYSAGGAEVEGMALVGKTSVTFTARLTLKEAM comes from the coding sequence ATGGCGGCCGAGCCTGGGCCGGAAACGGCCGATGATCACACCGGGGTCGTCAACGGCCTCTATATATTCGAGATCGAGATGCGCGACGGCAAGCGCGGCCAGGCCAAGGGCGTCGCCGTGCTTTGCGACGGCCGCATCATGGGTGGCGACAGCTATTTCTACTACACCGGCCACTACACCTTCAGAGGCGGTAAGTGGCGTGGCGAGATGACGGTCAATCAGCACACCGAGGCGGTCGGCAAGCCGCTGGCGTTCGCGGGCAGGGAGGTCACCTGCGGTTTCTCCGGTGGCTATTCCGCCGGCGGCGCCGAGGTCGAAGGCATGGCGCTGGTCGGCAAGACCAGCGTGACCTTCACGGCGCGGTTGACGCTGAAAGAGGCGATGTAG
- a CDS encoding NAD(+) synthase — protein sequence MSFHSIYAHGFARVAACVTASHVADPTANAKAIVAAAGACHGQSVAVAVFPELCLSGYAIEDLVMQDPLLDAVERGLEAIVEASSALMTVLIVGAPLRHCARIYNCAAVIHRGRILGVVPKTYLPTYREFYEGRHFASGAEIVGVEIAVGDLRAPFGVDLLFAAEDVMGLTIGVEICEDMWIPVTPASELALAGASVLINLSGSPITIGRARSRALLCQSTSARCLAAYVYAAAGAGESTTDLAWDGQTSIYESGVLLAEGERFRQGGQITTADIDLDLLRQERSLMGTFDDNRRQREASVRKVTFALKPPAADIGFLRKVERFPFVPSDEHLLEQDCYEAYNIQVAGLVQRMRATGTKRVVIGVSGGLDSTHALIVAAKAIDLLGLPRENILAYTMPGFATGSESKTNALALMKALRTSWQELDIRTTATQMLRDIGHPFGMGEKVYDITFENVQAGLRTDYLFRLANHHGGIVIGTGDLSELALGWCTYGVGDQIAHYNVNAGVPKTLIQHLIRWVITSKQFTDDVNRTLASILAAEISPELVPVKAGEKPQSTEAAIGPYELQDFNLFYTLRYGFRPSKIAFMSLHAWKDVAGGEWPPAFPNDRRKAYALADIRHWLEVFLRRFFAFSQFKRSAMPNGPKVSAGGSLSPRGDWRAPSDSSAAAWLDDLERNVPK from the coding sequence ATGAGCTTTCACTCGATCTACGCCCACGGATTTGCGCGCGTGGCAGCCTGCGTCACCGCCTCGCATGTGGCCGATCCCACCGCCAATGCGAAGGCGATCGTCGCGGCGGCGGGCGCCTGTCACGGGCAGTCGGTGGCGGTCGCCGTGTTCCCTGAACTGTGCCTGTCCGGCTATGCGATCGAAGACCTCGTGATGCAGGACCCGTTGCTCGATGCGGTCGAGCGCGGCCTTGAAGCGATCGTCGAGGCGTCGTCGGCCCTGATGACCGTGCTGATCGTCGGTGCGCCGCTGCGCCATTGCGCGCGCATCTACAATTGCGCGGCCGTCATCCATCGCGGCAGGATTTTGGGCGTCGTCCCCAAGACTTATCTTCCAACCTATCGTGAGTTCTACGAAGGCCGCCACTTTGCCTCCGGCGCCGAAATCGTCGGCGTGGAGATCGCGGTCGGCGACCTGCGTGCGCCGTTCGGTGTCGACCTTCTGTTCGCGGCCGAGGACGTCATGGGCCTGACCATCGGCGTCGAGATCTGCGAGGACATGTGGATTCCGGTCACGCCGGCCTCCGAACTGGCGCTGGCGGGAGCGAGCGTGCTGATCAACCTCTCCGGCAGCCCAATCACGATCGGCCGCGCACGCTCGCGCGCGCTATTGTGCCAATCGACCTCCGCGCGCTGCCTTGCCGCCTATGTCTATGCTGCCGCGGGTGCCGGCGAGTCGACGACCGATCTGGCCTGGGACGGCCAGACCTCGATCTACGAGAGCGGCGTGCTGCTGGCCGAGGGCGAGCGGTTTCGGCAGGGCGGGCAGATCACGACCGCGGACATCGATCTCGACCTGCTGCGGCAGGAGCGTTCACTGATGGGAACGTTCGACGACAACCGTCGTCAGCGCGAGGCAAGCGTCCGCAAAGTCACCTTTGCCTTGAAGCCGCCGGCGGCCGATATCGGTTTCCTGCGCAAGGTCGAGCGCTTTCCCTTCGTGCCGAGTGACGAGCATCTGCTCGAGCAGGACTGCTATGAGGCCTACAACATCCAGGTCGCCGGCCTCGTGCAGCGGATGCGTGCGACGGGCACAAAACGCGTCGTGATCGGCGTATCCGGTGGTCTCGATTCCACCCACGCCTTGATCGTCGCCGCCAAGGCCATCGACCTGCTCGGACTGCCGCGCGAAAACATCCTCGCCTACACCATGCCGGGCTTTGCCACCGGCAGCGAGAGCAAGACCAACGCGCTCGCGCTGATGAAAGCGTTGCGGACGAGCTGGCAGGAGCTCGACATCCGCACCACGGCGACGCAGATGCTGAGGGATATCGGCCATCCCTTCGGTATGGGCGAGAAGGTCTACGACATCACCTTCGAGAACGTGCAGGCGGGCTTGCGCACCGATTACCTGTTCCGCCTCGCCAATCACCATGGCGGCATCGTCATCGGCACGGGCGATCTGTCGGAACTCGCGCTCGGCTGGTGCACCTATGGCGTCGGCGACCAGATAGCGCATTACAACGTCAATGCCGGCGTGCCAAAAACGCTGATCCAGCATCTGATCCGCTGGGTGATCACGTCGAAGCAATTCACCGATGACGTCAACCGCACGCTTGCCTCGATCCTCGCCGCCGAAATCTCGCCGGAGCTGGTGCCGGTCAAGGCCGGCGAGAAGCCGCAGAGCACGGAGGCTGCCATCGGGCCGTACGAACTGCAGGATTTCAACCTGTTCTATACGCTGCGCTATGGGTTCCGTCCGTCCAAGATCGCCTTCATGTCGCTGCATGCGTGGAAGGATGTTGCCGGGGGCGAGTGGCCGCCTGCATTTCCGAATGACCGGCGCAAGGCTTATGCGCTCGCCGACATCCGCCACTGGCTCGAAGTGTTCCTGCGGCGGTTCTTCGCCTTCAGCCAGTTCAAGCGCTCGGCGATGCCCAACGGTCCAAAAGTCTCGGCCGGCGGCTCGCTCTCGCCGCGCGGCGACTGGCGCGCGCCGTCCGATTCCAGCGCCGCCGCCTGGCTCGACGACCTCGAGCGCAACGTGCCGAAATGA
- a CDS encoding SagB family peptide dehydrogenase: MQADGNITASLGDYSVSLGQFSEAAMDRARDLSTGLPLASFTGKSLLAREVDTLVHRLARQGLLEYLVSSPRDEQDLVVIEPQVPEYWPRRAKLSTRDTVVLSRFAYLRRRGNEMVLESPRAGALFRIGDPAIAATLAALSRPQKISKLNRQAAPFNLYLLELLLESQILLKLDAKGGHGLRMNEGDGNLVLWDFHDLVFHTRSTEGRQANPVGATFTYAGAIPPPPAVRPPWPGSRIELCKFSASEPSTFFAKLLRERHSTRDFDDKHPVTLSELAQFLDTTARVVSEWKGGPYFDGGPEVTYSTRPYPSAGSAYELELYLTVSNCEGLARGLYHYDAGSHALVAISTSVQQLQALSVAAQFAMDAPGQPQILITIAARFGRISWKYSSIAYSLILKDVGSMIQTFYLAATDMGLGGCAIGSINIDLFAKMTELEFHIEGPVGQFALGRGKKPGVPS; the protein is encoded by the coding sequence ATGCAGGCGGACGGCAACATCACCGCCTCGCTGGGCGACTATTCCGTCAGCCTCGGACAATTCAGCGAGGCCGCGATGGACCGCGCGCGAGATCTGAGTACTGGCCTTCCGCTCGCTTCCTTTACGGGTAAGAGCCTCCTCGCCAGGGAAGTCGACACCCTGGTGCATCGGTTGGCCCGGCAGGGGCTTCTCGAATACCTCGTCTCCTCCCCGCGTGACGAGCAGGACCTCGTGGTCATCGAGCCCCAGGTCCCCGAATACTGGCCGCGACGCGCAAAGCTGAGCACTCGTGATACCGTTGTGTTGTCGCGTTTTGCCTATCTGCGCCGGCGCGGCAATGAGATGGTGCTGGAATCGCCACGCGCCGGCGCGCTGTTCCGGATTGGCGATCCCGCCATCGCCGCCACCCTCGCCGCGCTGTCGCGGCCTCAGAAGATCAGCAAGCTCAACCGGCAGGCAGCCCCCTTCAACCTCTATCTGCTCGAACTATTGCTGGAAAGCCAGATCCTGCTCAAGCTCGATGCGAAAGGCGGCCACGGCTTGCGGATGAATGAAGGCGACGGCAATCTCGTTCTCTGGGATTTCCATGATCTGGTTTTTCACACGCGGAGTACGGAGGGCCGGCAGGCCAATCCGGTCGGCGCCACCTTCACCTATGCGGGTGCAATTCCGCCGCCGCCCGCGGTGCGTCCGCCCTGGCCCGGCAGCAGGATCGAGCTGTGCAAATTCTCGGCCTCGGAGCCAAGCACCTTCTTCGCGAAGCTGTTGCGCGAACGCCATTCAACACGGGATTTCGACGACAAGCATCCCGTCACGCTCAGCGAACTCGCGCAATTTCTCGACACCACGGCACGCGTCGTGTCCGAATGGAAGGGCGGCCCGTATTTTGATGGCGGTCCTGAGGTCACCTACAGCACAAGGCCGTATCCGTCGGCGGGCAGCGCGTACGAGCTGGAATTGTACCTAACGGTCTCGAACTGCGAAGGCCTTGCGCGCGGACTCTACCACTACGACGCAGGGAGCCACGCGCTGGTGGCGATCAGCACCTCCGTCCAACAACTCCAGGCGCTGTCGGTGGCCGCCCAGTTCGCCATGGACGCGCCCGGTCAGCCGCAAATCCTGATCACCATCGCGGCGCGCTTTGGGCGGATCTCCTGGAAATACAGCTCAATCGCCTATTCGTTGATCCTGAAGGATGTCGGCAGCATGATCCAGACGTTCTACCTGGCGGCGACCGATATGGGCCTCGGCGGCTGCGCCATCGGTAGCATCAACATCGATCTGTTTGCGAAAATGACGGAGCTGGAATTCCATATAGAGGGCCCGGTCGGTCAATTCGCGCTCGGGCGCGGCAAGAAGCCGGGTGTCCCAAGCTAG
- the ilvD gene encoding dihydroxy-acid dehydratase — protein MPAYRSRTTTHGRNMAGARGLWRATGMKDADFGKPIIAVVNSFTQFVPGHVHLKDLGQLVAREIEQAGGVAKEFNTIAVDDGIAMGHDGMLYSLPSRELIADSVEYMANAHCADGLVCISNCDKITPGMLMAALRLNIPAVFVSGGPMEAGKVKLHGKTHAVDLIDAMVAAADSKVSDDDVKVIERSACPTCGSCSGMFTANSMNCLTEALGLALPGNGSVVATHADRKRLFVEAGHTIVDLVRRYYEQDDTSVLPRNVANFKAFENAMTLDIAMGGSTNTVLHLLAAAHEGQVEFTMRDIDRLSRRVPVLCKVAPSVADVHVEDVHRAGGIMGILGELDRAGLIDTKVATVHAPTMADALERWDVKRSKSETVRTFYRASPGGIPTQVAFSQERRYDELDLDREKGVVRNLEHAFSKDGGLAVLYGNLAQDGCIVKTAGVDASILKFSGPARVFESQDAAVEGILGGKVVAGEVVVVRYEGPRGGPGMQEMLYPTSYLKSVGLGKACALVTDGRFSGGSSGLSIGHLSPEAAEGGNIGLVRDGDRIAIDIPNRSIQLDVSDEELAERRAAEEAKGASAWQPQNRKRNVSTALQAYAALTTSAARGAVREVKRRSN, from the coding sequence ATGCCAGCCTATCGCTCCCGCACCACCACCCACGGCCGCAACATGGCGGGCGCGCGCGGCCTCTGGCGCGCGACGGGCATGAAGGATGCGGACTTCGGCAAGCCGATCATCGCCGTCGTCAACTCCTTCACGCAATTCGTGCCGGGCCACGTCCACCTGAAGGATCTCGGCCAGCTCGTGGCGCGCGAGATCGAGCAGGCCGGCGGCGTCGCCAAGGAGTTCAACACCATCGCGGTCGACGACGGCATCGCCATGGGCCATGACGGCATGCTCTACAGCCTGCCGTCGCGCGAACTGATCGCCGACAGCGTCGAGTACATGGCCAACGCTCATTGCGCCGACGGCCTCGTCTGTATCTCCAATTGCGACAAGATCACGCCCGGCATGCTGATGGCGGCGCTGCGGCTCAACATCCCCGCGGTGTTCGTTTCGGGCGGGCCGATGGAGGCCGGCAAGGTCAAGCTGCACGGCAAGACGCATGCTGTCGACCTGATCGACGCGATGGTCGCGGCCGCCGATTCCAAGGTCAGCGACGACGACGTCAAGGTGATCGAGCGCTCGGCGTGCCCCACCTGCGGCTCCTGCTCGGGCATGTTCACGGCCAATTCGATGAACTGCCTCACCGAGGCGCTGGGTCTCGCGCTGCCCGGCAACGGCTCGGTGGTGGCGACCCATGCCGACCGCAAGCGCCTGTTCGTTGAGGCCGGCCACACCATCGTCGATCTCGTGCGCCGCTACTACGAGCAGGACGACACTTCCGTGCTGCCGCGCAACGTCGCCAACTTCAAGGCGTTCGAGAACGCGATGACGCTGGATATCGCGATGGGCGGCTCGACCAACACCGTGCTGCATCTGCTTGCGGCTGCCCATGAAGGGCAGGTCGAGTTCACCATGCGCGACATCGACCGCCTGTCACGCCGCGTCCCCGTGCTGTGCAAGGTCGCGCCTTCCGTCGCCGACGTCCATGTCGAGGACGTGCACCGCGCGGGCGGCATCATGGGCATCTTGGGTGAGCTCGATCGCGCCGGCCTGATCGATACGAAGGTTGCGACCGTGCACGCACCGACGATGGCGGATGCGCTGGAGCGCTGGGACGTCAAGCGCTCGAAGAGCGAGACGGTCCGCACCTTCTATCGCGCCTCGCCCGGCGGCATCCCCACGCAAGTCGCCTTCAGCCAGGAGCGCCGCTATGACGAGCTCGATCTCGATCGCGAGAAGGGCGTCGTCCGCAACCTCGAACACGCCTTCAGCAAGGACGGCGGCCTTGCCGTGCTCTACGGCAACCTCGCGCAGGACGGCTGCATCGTGAAGACCGCCGGCGTTGACGCCTCGATCCTGAAATTCTCCGGCCCCGCGCGCGTGTTCGAGAGCCAGGACGCAGCGGTCGAAGGCATTCTGGGCGGCAAGGTCGTCGCCGGCGAAGTCGTGGTCGTGCGCTACGAAGGTCCGCGCGGCGGCCCCGGCATGCAGGAGATGCTCTATCCGACCAGCTATCTGAAGTCGGTCGGCCTCGGCAAAGCCTGCGCGCTCGTCACCGATGGCCGTTTCTCCGGCGGCTCCTCGGGCCTGTCGATCGGCCATCTGTCGCCCGAAGCCGCCGAAGGCGGCAACATCGGCCTCGTGCGCGACGGCGACCGCATCGCGATCGATATCCCGAATCGCAGCATCCAGCTCGATGTCTCCGACGAGGAGCTGGCCGAGCGCCGCGCTGCGGAGGAGGCGAAGGGTGCGAGCGCGTGGCAGCCGCAGAACCGCAAGCGCAACGTCTCGACTGCGCTGCAAGCCTATGCCGCACTGACCACCAGCGCCGCGCGCGGCGCCGTGCGCGAGGTAAAGCGGCGCTCGAACTGA
- a CDS encoding TOMM precursor leader peptide-binding protein: MTANRKTRVAGKQLLRFAPNFTAYVLPPDAVCLYSEDRKFFLHGELYCALATAIGKHGKASPEIIRQLSRRFPADKIEEAIQRLLDRRYVVARTVQAFDDSIGGFWASLGLSLEVAEQNLRNCSVQVEAIDVKGAKELTAALGKLGVQIAKRSPKLKITLVNDYLDRRLAQLNQERVAGKTPWLLVQPSGAFPLVGPMFNPGESSCWTCLFDRMIRNREIKGFLDRAPARVVAVSPLVNDTVGQTPIHFAAVEIAKAIASGFRTDLSDHIASFDLPGAVIAKHYVARRPQCPTCGNKKLHNPRRSPTPVEIAEGKKLVMTSGGYRTVTSRATVARFRKHVSPLTGVVSRLERIDADLPMNTNYFAQHNFSAPARSIDQLRSGLSGGSFGKGSTAEQGEASALMESIERYSGIFQGDEIRTTRRFVDFAPGDALLPNDIQLFSETQFKNRILQQPDDPHPVPEPFEPSMRTEWSPVSSLRDKRFKYLPTGLLYFFYGGFHTDSNGCAAGNTRDEAIVQGFLELIERDAYAIWWYNRVQRAEVDLKQFDDFYVRDLQAQFAEVGRKLWVLDVTSDLGIPTYVAIMHWMQNGHENIEFGSGAHFDRRIALLRSLTELTQFMSVGMMGGGSGEKPTLDGVTPLRLEDYPFLIPGESPIIPPAPSFKVQNNTRDQVNACVEIATRAGYDFLVLDQTRPDVDVPVVRVLVPGLRHFYRRFAPGRLYDVPVKLGLLERPRLESELTSFLPHT; the protein is encoded by the coding sequence ATGACTGCCAATCGCAAGACCCGTGTTGCGGGCAAACAACTTCTGCGATTTGCACCGAACTTCACCGCCTATGTCCTGCCTCCCGACGCGGTTTGCCTCTATTCCGAGGATCGCAAGTTCTTCCTGCATGGCGAACTCTACTGCGCCTTGGCCACCGCGATCGGAAAACACGGCAAGGCGAGCCCGGAGATCATTCGCCAGCTTTCAAGGCGCTTCCCGGCGGACAAGATCGAAGAAGCGATCCAGAGGCTCCTCGATCGACGATATGTCGTTGCGCGGACCGTGCAGGCATTCGACGACTCCATCGGTGGTTTTTGGGCAAGCCTTGGCTTGTCTTTGGAGGTCGCGGAACAGAATCTCCGCAATTGCTCCGTTCAGGTCGAGGCGATTGACGTCAAAGGCGCCAAGGAGCTAACGGCGGCCTTGGGTAAGCTCGGCGTTCAAATCGCCAAGCGCTCGCCGAAGCTCAAGATCACGCTGGTGAACGATTATCTTGACCGCCGACTCGCTCAACTGAACCAGGAGCGTGTGGCCGGCAAGACGCCCTGGCTGCTGGTACAGCCGTCCGGCGCGTTTCCGCTGGTCGGGCCCATGTTCAATCCCGGTGAGAGCTCGTGCTGGACCTGCCTGTTCGATCGCATGATCCGCAACCGGGAGATCAAGGGGTTTCTTGACCGGGCACCGGCGCGTGTGGTCGCCGTATCGCCGCTCGTCAACGATACCGTCGGACAGACCCCAATCCATTTCGCAGCCGTCGAGATCGCCAAGGCAATCGCCTCGGGCTTTCGCACCGACCTCAGCGATCACATCGCAAGCTTCGACCTGCCCGGCGCCGTCATCGCCAAGCACTACGTCGCGCGACGCCCGCAATGTCCGACCTGCGGCAATAAGAAGCTGCACAACCCGCGCCGATCTCCGACGCCGGTTGAGATCGCCGAAGGCAAGAAGCTCGTCATGACCAGCGGTGGATATCGCACCGTGACGTCTCGGGCGACGGTCGCGCGCTTCCGCAAGCATGTGAGCCCGCTGACCGGCGTGGTGTCCAGGCTTGAGCGGATCGATGCCGATCTACCGATGAATACCAATTACTTCGCCCAGCACAATTTCTCAGCGCCGGCCCGAAGCATCGACCAGCTCAGGTCCGGATTGAGCGGCGGCAGTTTTGGCAAGGGCTCGACAGCTGAACAGGGCGAGGCCAGCGCGCTGATGGAGTCGATCGAGCGCTATTCGGGTATTTTCCAGGGTGACGAGATCAGGACGACGCGCCGCTTCGTCGATTTCGCGCCTGGTGATGCCCTTCTCCCCAACGATATCCAGCTCTTCAGCGAAACGCAGTTCAAGAATAGGATCCTTCAGCAGCCGGACGATCCCCATCCGGTCCCCGAGCCGTTCGAGCCCTCGATGAGGACCGAGTGGTCGCCGGTCTCATCGTTGCGCGACAAGCGCTTCAAATATCTTCCCACCGGCCTCTTGTACTTCTTCTATGGCGGCTTTCACACGGATTCCAACGGCTGCGCGGCCGGCAACACCCGGGACGAAGCCATCGTTCAGGGCTTCCTCGAACTGATCGAGCGTGATGCCTACGCGATCTGGTGGTACAACCGGGTGCAGCGCGCCGAGGTCGACCTCAAGCAATTCGACGATTTCTATGTCCGGGACCTCCAAGCCCAATTTGCGGAAGTCGGACGCAAGCTATGGGTGCTCGACGTCACCAGTGATCTCGGCATTCCGACTTACGTGGCGATCATGCACTGGATGCAGAATGGACACGAGAATATCGAGTTCGGTTCCGGCGCGCATTTCGACCGTCGTATAGCCCTGCTGCGTTCCCTCACCGAACTGACCCAGTTCATGTCCGTCGGCATGATGGGCGGCGGAAGCGGCGAGAAGCCGACACTTGATGGTGTCACACCGCTGCGCCTGGAAGATTACCCGTTCCTGATACCGGGCGAGAGCCCGATCATCCCCCCAGCGCCGAGCTTCAAGGTTCAGAACAATACGCGTGACCAGGTCAATGCCTGCGTCGAGATCGCCACCCGTGCCGGTTACGATTTCCTCGTGCTTGACCAGACACGGCCCGACGTTGACGTTCCCGTCGTTAGAGTGCTCGTTCCGGGCTTGCGTCATTTCTATCGCCGCTTCGCGCCGGGCCGCCTTTACGACGTGCCGGTGAAGCTTGGATTGTTGGAGCGGCCGCGACTGGAAAGCGAACTGACTTCATTCCTTCCACACACCTGA